A window from Herbaspirillum sp. meg3 encodes these proteins:
- a CDS encoding DsbA family protein, protein MSTHNTSSTDSTTTLHYIYDPLCGWCYGAAPLAAAARGVMPVIGHGGGMMTGANRKQVSPSLRNYVMPHDHRIAELTGQKFGDDYFNGLLLDETAVFDSAPPIRAILAVDEVAGRGLDMLSRLQVAHYVEGQRIADADVLRALAEELGLDGDVFVQTYARIGEEELQRHITASRRLLAQVGGHGFPTFVLEQDGRFEMLDAGRWLGEPDAWREHLATYTHR, encoded by the coding sequence ATGAGCACACACAACACCAGCAGCACTGATAGCACCACCACGCTGCATTACATCTACGATCCCCTGTGCGGCTGGTGCTACGGCGCCGCGCCACTGGCGGCGGCGGCGCGCGGCGTCATGCCGGTGATCGGCCACGGCGGCGGCATGATGACCGGCGCCAACCGCAAGCAAGTCAGCCCGTCCTTGCGCAATTACGTGATGCCGCATGACCATCGGATTGCAGAACTGACGGGCCAGAAATTCGGAGATGACTACTTCAACGGCCTGCTGCTGGACGAGACCGCCGTCTTCGATTCGGCGCCGCCGATCAGGGCGATTCTGGCGGTGGACGAAGTGGCCGGACGCGGCCTCGACATGCTCTCGCGTTTGCAGGTTGCGCATTACGTGGAAGGCCAACGTATTGCCGACGCAGATGTGTTGCGCGCGCTGGCGGAAGAACTGGGATTGGATGGCGACGTATTCGTACAGACATATGCACGCATCGGCGAGGAAGAATTACAGCGACACATCACCGCCAGCCGCCGCTTGCTGGCACAGGTCGGCGGTCATGGATTTCCGACTTTTGTGCTGGAACAGGACGGCCGTTTTGAGATGCTCGACGCCGGCCGTTGGCTGGGCGAACCCGACGCGTGGCGCGAACATCTCGCCACGTACACGCACCGTTAA
- a CDS encoding MBL fold metallo-hydrolase: MHLSFRTISRPLLALTAAFGIFAGTAAAATTASNDALKLDVYNPGDSALFPVSSVLVTGKQDAILVDAQFGRTQAEQVVEKIRASGKKLVAVYVSHGDPDYYFGLDTIKAAYPDVKILATPQTVAHIKETVAHKLAFWGPKLGADAPKQTIVPDVLEGNTLTLEGKKLQVIGLDGPQPERSFVWIPSIKAVVGGVVVDGNEHVWMADTQGAKSHKDWLGTLSRIEKLKPKTVVPGHYAAGAPMTIASVKYTRDYIKAFDEETAKAADSTALIAAMKARYPNATNLSVLELCAKVAKGEMKW; this comes from the coding sequence ATGCATTTAAGCTTTCGCACAATTTCCCGGCCGCTGCTGGCGCTGACTGCCGCATTCGGCATCTTCGCCGGCACCGCCGCCGCCGCAACGACAGCATCCAACGACGCCCTCAAGCTGGACGTCTACAATCCCGGCGACAGCGCACTGTTCCCGGTCAGCTCGGTGCTGGTCACCGGCAAACAGGATGCAATTCTGGTCGACGCGCAATTCGGCCGCACGCAGGCGGAACAAGTCGTCGAGAAGATCCGCGCCAGCGGCAAGAAACTGGTTGCGGTGTATGTCAGCCACGGCGACCCCGACTACTACTTCGGCCTCGACACCATCAAGGCCGCTTATCCTGACGTGAAGATCCTGGCAACGCCGCAAACCGTAGCGCATATCAAGGAAACCGTCGCCCACAAGCTGGCCTTCTGGGGACCGAAGCTGGGCGCCGATGCGCCTAAGCAAACCATCGTGCCGGATGTCCTTGAGGGCAATACACTCACGCTGGAAGGCAAGAAGCTGCAAGTGATCGGTCTCGACGGACCGCAGCCTGAGCGCAGCTTCGTCTGGATTCCGTCGATCAAGGCAGTCGTCGGCGGGGTGGTTGTCGACGGCAATGAGCATGTCTGGATGGCCGATACCCAAGGCGCAAAATCGCACAAGGATTGGCTCGGCACACTCTCCCGCATCGAGAAGCTGAAACCCAAAACCGTCGTCCCCGGCCATTACGCCGCAGGCGCACCGATGACCATCGCCTCGGTGAAATACACCCGCGATTACATCAAGGCCTTCGACGAGGAAACCGCCAAAGCGGCCGACTCCACCGCACTGATCGCCGCCATGAAAGCGCGCTATCCCAACGCGACCAATCTTTCGGTGCTGGAACTGTGCGCCAAGGTCGCCAAAGGCGAGATGAAGTGGTAA